The Diabrotica virgifera virgifera chromosome 4, PGI_DIABVI_V3a genome segment ATACCAATCATTCGGAAAACCTCATGAACAATATTTTTATCATGGTCAATTCGATCATTTAAAGTGGTGAAATTGGATTCAGGAATATTGTATATTATGAgattatttttagttttagtttcgttttttgtttgattttttaaattagccAATTCTAGCTCTAAAGAACTAATCTTATCTTTCAGTGCTTTAATCTCTCTGAGCACTGCTGGGGCAGATTTGAAGGCATCTTTGCAATCACGACAGAAAAAAACATGGATCTTTtctgcagtggcggctcgtcagaggaggcaagggaggctcagcctccccataaattttttacacactctaccagtggcggctcgtgattttacaataggggaggctatacctaactgaaaaatatctagacaaatttgcactagcaaaaaaaatgcgccaaaaaatgtaatttaaggctccattttttgaccattttttatttacatttcataatatcatcctaattcataatttcatgatatcatatcattttaaaaatcgttagtctaattgtaaaagtttaataccaaagtttgtgtcgtttatttgttaacaattccatctatttgtaaatagatacctatgcatatcaaaataaatacagatttgaagttttgcagtccatacataatgaagcttcaaattttttaagatactcaactgaatttttttaattctaaacgcggcctactgcgaattcaagaacatgataaattaccgatattttgctttgagttagagatatcggaaaaagttatttgagcaagttgttccaaatattattataaccccacataccaaatttcataataaaattcgcacttttagatttttcattatttttaggcAGGACCCTAAAATtagttgtcccgagacgcacgcaaccacgcaacagagccgagaagctactctgcctcccttggtatatctccggacagcgtgtgatggcgccgtagatgccactgttaggagaccgggtctccttaaacgcctgctgcgctgcacggagcattagcaacggagactgctgggcttctcggctccgtccatgcatctcgggataacccagggtcctgcctacaataatatttaataaaactgagacgcgatcatgcgttctaatgctaatgctccgtacgtatggataattagtgataatatggaatttacacgttgtataatagtgagagtgcttaTTGTTTTCACGATTCATGAttaacaaaacagtgtagagtgtgtaaaaaatttatggggaggctgagcctcccttgcctcctctgacgagccgccactgcactctacactgttttgtttatcatgaatcgtgAAAACAAtaagcactctcactattatacaacgtgtaaattccatattatcactaattatccatacgtacggagcattagcattagaacgcatgatcgcgtctcagttttattaaatattattgtaggcaggaccctgggttatcccgagatgcatggacggagccgagaagcccagcagtctccgttgctaatgctccgtgcagcgcagcaggcgtttaaggagacccggtctcctaacagtggcatctacggcgccatcacacgctgcccggagatataccaagggaggccgagtagcttctcggctccgttgcgtggttgcgtgcttctcgggacaacgaattttagggccctgactaaaaataatgaaaaatctaaaagtgcgaattttgttatgaaatttggtatgtggggttataataatatttggaacaacttgctcaaataactttttccgatatctctaactcaaagcaaaatatcggtaatttatcatgTTTTTGAATTcgcgcagtaggccgcgtttagaattaaaaaaattcagttgagtatcttaaaaaatttaaagcttcattatgtatggactgcaaaacttcaaatctgtatttattttgatatgtataggtatctatttacaaatagatggaattgttaacaaataaacgacacaaactttggtattaaacttttacaattagactaactatttttaaaatgatgtgatatcatgaaattatgaattaggatgatattatgaaatgtaaataaaaaatggtcaaaaaatggagccttaaattacattttttggcgcatttttttgctagtgcaaatttgtctagatatttttcagttaggtatagcctcccctattgtaaaaatcacgagccgccactgcttttCTGCAGTGCAATTGCAGAAAAGTGCTAAATTCAGTGCTAGACAAACCAAGACATTTCTCATTTAGGTGAAATGGTAACTGGCAGCTATCACAAACGGCAATTTTATCATCATCAGAAATTTTATTGCAACCACCACATGTAAATTTGCCAGCCATAACCTCCAATATATAAACAAAACTTGCACTAgattaaacaataaaaacaactacAGTCTCCACTTGAGGGACAGATTCAACTTGAATTGAAGAATATGAAAGAAAAATAGCACAAGTTAATAAATGACATAACATAAAACTGCAAGAAAAATTTATGAAACGAATAAAAACCCGAGAAAACGAAACTgaaaaaagaaataataataaataatcagttcgttgtgaagcgaaacaagagccgtcttattttagttagtttaGAGAGCTCCAAAAgcactctaactagtttcaacccTTCTTAGGGTCTCATCAGAGAGtgcatatttgattctctctgaaccactaaaattcgGGCCGCCGGTATCGGTTCACAACGAAATAACATGATGGCATGGATGCCGTGGCGACATCTGCTATAGAcattaacaatatcaaaaataaaactttattagaactaatcttctggttacaccattcgtggcttctaaaatttgcaagccaacgaattgccggagctaagAGGGCCGAGGGAGATCTATCACGTTGCATCTCACTTCCTCACAATAGATCTCCCTCAGCCTTcttagctccggcaattcgttgattcccaaattttagaagccatgttATAAAGTTGTCAATGAGTTGATGATTAACAGTTTTCATTTTCACAGTATTTGTTGTGCTCATTGCTAAAATTATGGAAGGTGCCTGTTCTATACAATTAGCCTGGGTAGATCCTGTAACACTTGTGTGCATTAAGCATTTAAAGCTGCATTATATGCAGCTTTAAATTGTTTTGCCGTTGGGTTGTTGTTGTAACCTCCATGACTCCTAATAGAACTAAAGAAAACTTCTAAGTGATCTTGTGAAAGTTTATAGGCCGAAAGATACTTTAGACCCCCATCCATATCCTCCACGTAATTTTTCCAAATTCCCATTAGTGACTTTAAACTAATGATCATACCAATAAAACCCGTTTTTCTTTGGCTTAGATATAGGGGTTCAACATTTTTGGAACATTTAAGTGAACTAAGATATTTTAtggattcttcaattttttaaaaaatcgcTTGTTTATTATGCTGCTGTACCGTGTAAGGTATTAACTTTTTTAATAAGCCTTCTATTTCGTTGTTGCAACATTTTGAtttgtttgtttttcttttgaattaatTTGTTTACTACTACTTTATATCCTTGGTCTCTGTTAGATGATCCTTGTTCAAAGTCACCAAGATAATGTCTTCGCTTTTTCAAGGGAGGTTCTAAGGTAGTTTCGTCTGAAATTTCTACTGGAGACTTTATGGTAGTAGATTCACTCgttgttatatttatattttcccTTTTAGATCCTGTTGGTTTATTTAAGACAGTTTCTCTTTTTACTGGTAATTTTCTAGTTGTTACTTGCTTAACTAAATGGTTTGGAAAATCGAAAATGCTGAGTACAGCATCTTTTTTGAGTTGTTTTTTTGAACTCCAACCGCTAGTAATATACGAATCCGCTGTGAAATGTTTGGAGCAAATTTTAGAGCTGTTTGTTGGTTTAAAATTTTCACGGCGCATCGCTATAATCCATTTTTTGCAATGATGAATCTTTAGGAAATCTAAAATAAATTGATTTACTTAATGctttaatataattataaaataaaaattatatataagaCTCTCTCTCTCATATGTATCTATTTTAAACAGTTTGGAAGGGAAAAGTAAAATAACAGGTGCTAAATTTCTGATATGTTTTCTAAGTTGTGCTGTCGCTGTGTACAATTAAATGCACTGCAAGATaacaccataattaaaaaaataatgtattggaaaaatttgaaattgttcACTTTACAAACTTAACTGTAACACTTCTAATCTCTAACGTTTTCTGCCGTAAACTGACGTCACCCACAGCTGTGTGAATCGTTTTATGTTGGCTTCACTCTTTGAGACGAGAGAATAGCATTACGGCGTGTCTATCAGTGTTTATGGTCTAAGAAAAAAACATTTGAgttaatggaagaaagaagaagaatatccaaGTACCAAACTATAAAGCTATCAatttcttcttaaggtgccgtgcatTTTTTCGTAAGCGTCTACcatacattgtcttgtcaggtgagatGTTAGATAGTTAGGATTAAATC includes the following:
- the LOC126883611 gene encoding THAP domain-containing protein 1-like is translated as MRRENFKPTNSSKICSKHFTADSYITSGWSSKKQLKKDAVLSIFDFPNHLVKQVTTRKLPVKRETVLNKPTGSKRENINITTSESTTIKSPVEISDETTLEPPLKKRRHYLGDFEQGSSNRDQGYKVVVNKLIQKKNKQIKMLQQRNRRLIKKVNTLHGTAA